From one Bacillus sp. FJAT-42376 genomic stretch:
- the pdxS gene encoding pyridoxal 5'-phosphate synthase lyase subunit PdxS yields the protein MNTGTDRVKRGMAEMQKGGVIMDVVNAEQAKIAEEAGAVAVMALERVPADIRAAGGVARMADPTIVEDVMKAVSIPVMAKARIGHIVEARVLEAMGVDYIDESEVLTPADEEYHLNKRDYTVPFVCGCRDLGEAARRIGEGASMLRTKGEPGTGNIVEAVRHMRKVNAQIRKVAGMNEDELMTEAKLLGAPYELLLQIKREGRLPVVNFAAGGIATPADAALMMQLGSDGVFVGSGIFKSENPAKFARAIVEATTHYEDYALIAELSKGLGTAMKGIEISTLLPENRMQERGW from the coding sequence ATGAATACAGGTACAGATCGTGTAAAACGCGGCATGGCAGAAATGCAAAAAGGCGGCGTTATCATGGACGTTGTGAATGCAGAGCAGGCGAAAATCGCAGAGGAAGCGGGCGCTGTAGCCGTTATGGCTCTTGAGCGTGTTCCTGCTGATATCCGTGCGGCAGGCGGAGTTGCGAGAATGGCGGATCCGACAATTGTCGAGGACGTCATGAAGGCCGTTTCGATTCCTGTTATGGCAAAAGCGAGAATCGGCCATATCGTAGAAGCGCGTGTGCTGGAAGCGATGGGCGTGGATTATATAGATGAGAGTGAAGTTCTGACTCCTGCGGATGAAGAATACCACTTGAACAAGCGTGATTACACGGTTCCTTTCGTCTGCGGCTGCCGCGATTTAGGTGAAGCTGCACGCCGTATTGGAGAAGGTGCCTCTATGCTTCGCACAAAAGGCGAGCCAGGTACAGGAAACATTGTGGAAGCGGTAAGACATATGCGGAAGGTCAATGCCCAAATCCGCAAAGTGGCCGGCATGAATGAAGATGAGTTAATGACAGAAGCTAAACTATTAGGTGCTCCATATGAACTTCTTCTTCAAATTAAGCGCGAAGGCCGTCTGCCGGTTGTGAACTTTGCTGCCGGCGGGATTGCGACCCCTGCAGATGCAGCGCTTATGATGCAGCTTGGCTCTGACGGTGTATTTGTCGGATCCGGAATTTTCAAATCCGAAAATCCGGCTAAATTTGCACGGGCCATTGTAGAAGCAACAACCCACTATGAAGATTATGCCCTGATCGCTGAGCTGTCCAAAGGTCTTGGAACAGCGATGAAAGGCATTGAAATTTCAACACTTCTGCCTGAAAACCGTATGCAGGAGCGCGGCTGGTAA
- a CDS encoding ABC transporter permease subunit translates to MINLVKNEWMKIFAKKSSWIYFILLAVFLIIITVATAYIDKTKTDSNWRPAVEEEIANLRAQQSDPKIEEGEKEALSGQIAEQQFYLDKNVNPTLRSNWQFANSEGISLFSMVALFAVIVSSTSVASEFSDGTIKQLLIRPHRRWKILLSKYISVLVYSLLLLLFTAAASVVAGTFLYGAGDFAAKIAEVPLTMNGGETVVAGAGSMFVQKSLLYIPNLLMVMTIAFMLSTLFKSQSMAVGIGIFVLFMNNALNVGVQLLIGLKQEWAKLLLFPHLNLMEYAAADEILPGVTLTFSSLVLLVYYILFIAVTFFFFQKKDVSI, encoded by the coding sequence ATGATAAATTTAGTCAAAAATGAATGGATGAAAATCTTCGCAAAAAAATCGTCCTGGATTTATTTTATATTGCTCGCTGTATTCCTTATTATCATCACGGTCGCTACTGCATACATAGACAAAACGAAGACCGATTCAAACTGGAGACCTGCGGTTGAAGAAGAAATCGCTAATTTAAGAGCGCAGCAAAGCGATCCGAAAATCGAGGAAGGAGAAAAAGAGGCTCTTTCCGGACAAATCGCAGAACAGCAATTTTACTTGGACAAGAATGTGAATCCGACGCTTAGAAGCAACTGGCAATTTGCAAACTCTGAAGGAATATCCCTGTTCTCCATGGTTGCACTATTCGCCGTCATTGTTTCAAGTACAAGCGTGGCTTCAGAGTTTTCAGACGGCACCATTAAACAATTGTTAATCCGGCCCCATCGCCGGTGGAAAATTCTTTTATCGAAATACATTTCGGTCCTGGTTTACTCGCTGCTGCTTCTTCTTTTTACGGCTGCGGCAAGCGTAGTAGCCGGCACTTTCCTTTATGGAGCAGGAGATTTCGCAGCCAAAATAGCGGAAGTTCCCCTCACCATGAACGGCGGGGAAACGGTTGTTGCAGGGGCGGGCAGTATGTTTGTTCAAAAAAGTCTCCTGTACATTCCAAACTTGCTTATGGTGATGACTATAGCCTTTATGCTATCCACTCTATTCAAAAGCCAATCTATGGCGGTAGGCATCGGAATCTTCGTTCTCTTTATGAACAATGCTTTAAATGTGGGCGTACAGCTTCTAATCGGGCTCAAACAAGAGTGGGCAAAACTGCTGCTGTTCCCCCACCTGAATTTAATGGAATATGCGGCTGCAGATGAAATCCTTCCGGGTGTAACCCTCACGTTTTCATCACTTGTCCTGCTTGTCTATTACATTCTTTTTATCGCGGTAACCTTTTTCTTTTTCCAAAAGAAAGACGTGAGTATTTAA
- a CDS encoding deoxynucleoside kinase, with protein MNLRDQYGIPKDAVITIAGTVGVGKSTMTNALAEALNFRTSFEKVDTNPYLDKFYADFERWSFHLQIYFLAERFKEQKRIFEYGGGFIQDRSIYEDTGIFAKMHYEKGTMTEVDYETYTNLFDAMVMTPYFPHPDLLIYLEGSLEDILSRIELRGRPMEQQTPISYWEEMHGRYENWINSFNTCPVMRLNISDYDILANGGSVEPIIEKISYFMKQSRKLKR; from the coding sequence ATGAACTTACGCGATCAATATGGAATTCCAAAGGATGCGGTGATCACGATCGCCGGAACGGTCGGAGTGGGAAAGTCCACAATGACGAATGCGTTAGCCGAAGCCCTGAACTTCCGCACATCCTTTGAAAAAGTAGACACCAACCCCTATCTCGATAAATTTTATGCCGATTTTGAGCGATGGAGCTTCCATCTTCAAATCTATTTTCTTGCAGAGCGTTTTAAAGAGCAAAAGAGAATTTTTGAATACGGCGGCGGATTTATTCAGGACCGTTCCATCTATGAAGACACCGGCATTTTTGCGAAAATGCATTACGAAAAGGGAACCATGACCGAGGTTGATTATGAAACGTACACCAATTTGTTTGACGCTATGGTAATGACCCCTTATTTCCCTCATCCGGATCTGCTCATCTACTTGGAAGGCAGCCTGGAAGATATTCTGAGCAGAATTGAGCTGCGCGGCCGCCCGATGGAGCAGCAGACCCCGATTTCTTATTGGGAGGAAATGCACGGCCGTTATGAAAATTGGATCAACAGCTTTAATACGTGCCCGGTCATGCGTTTGAATATCAGCGATTATGATATTTTGGCAAACGGCGGGTCTGTTGAGCCCATCATTGAAAAAATCAGCTACTTTATGAAACAATCCCGCAAACTGAAAAGATAA
- the pdxT gene encoding pyridoxal 5'-phosphate synthase glutaminase subunit PdxT, with translation MYTIGVLALQGAFREHIRSIEAIGAQAVTVKRPEQLNEIDGLILPGGESTAIRRLIDKYEFMEPLRKFAASRKPIFGTCAGLIILASDIVGYEEGHLGVMDIKVERNSFGRQRESFEADLTITGVGEHFTGVFIRAPHIVEAGENVEVLSTHNGRIVAAKQDHLLGCSFHPELTDDHRMTELFLEMVKGSKEKAPA, from the coding sequence ATGTATACAATTGGAGTATTAGCGCTTCAAGGGGCGTTCCGGGAGCACATCCGGTCGATTGAAGCCATTGGTGCACAGGCTGTAACGGTAAAGCGTCCTGAACAGCTGAACGAGATCGACGGGCTGATCCTGCCAGGCGGTGAAAGTACGGCCATCCGCCGGCTCATTGATAAATATGAATTTATGGAGCCGCTGAGAAAGTTCGCAGCTAGCCGAAAGCCGATCTTTGGAACATGTGCGGGTCTGATTATCCTTGCTTCCGACATTGTCGGCTATGAAGAAGGACATTTGGGTGTTATGGATATTAAGGTGGAACGAAATTCGTTTGGCCGTCAGCGTGAAAGCTTCGAAGCCGACCTGACGATTACCGGTGTAGGCGAACATTTCACCGGGGTGTTTATCCGTGCTCCTCATATCGTGGAGGCAGGGGAGAACGTCGAAGTCCTTTCCACACACAACGGACGGATTGTGGCAGCGAAGCAGGACCATCTGCTCGGGTGCTCGTTCCATCCTGAATTAACCGATGACCACCGGATGACAGAGCTTTTCCTGGAGATGGTGAAAGGGTCAAAAGAAAAAGCTCCTGCATAA
- a CDS encoding ABC transporter ATP-binding protein → MSYVLEVQGLKKKIGKRYIVNDVNFRVEEGEIFGLLGPNGAGKTTIIRMITGLINRTGGSVLIKGNDVDANFKESMNELGAIVENPEFYKYMSGYANLKHYARMSLKPISEERMKEVIQLVKLEGAIHQKVKTYSLGMRQRLGVAQALLHHPSLLILDEPTNGLHPQGMKELRDYLKLLARNGTSVLVSSHMLGEMQLMCDRFAIIEKGELTHVSTMEDTELAAAEEMREVLLVVSSADEAAALPELGSLSENLTVTNQQTLTFTAKYDSLPMIIKELTDHGILVYEMTPLKKSLEDRFLELTREKEEALS, encoded by the coding sequence TTGTCATATGTACTGGAAGTCCAAGGACTAAAAAAGAAAATAGGCAAGCGATACATAGTGAATGATGTGAATTTCAGAGTGGAGGAAGGGGAAATATTCGGCTTGCTCGGACCGAATGGAGCCGGCAAGACCACCATTATCCGCATGATTACCGGACTGATTAACCGTACTGGCGGAAGTGTGCTCATTAAAGGAAACGATGTGGATGCGAACTTTAAAGAATCCATGAATGAACTGGGTGCCATTGTTGAAAACCCGGAGTTTTATAAGTACATGTCCGGCTATGCCAATCTTAAGCATTACGCACGCATGTCTTTAAAGCCGATTTCAGAAGAAAGAATGAAGGAAGTCATTCAGCTCGTGAAGCTTGAAGGAGCCATCCATCAAAAGGTGAAGACGTATTCCCTTGGCATGAGGCAGCGCCTCGGAGTCGCCCAGGCGCTTTTACATCATCCTTCCCTGCTTATTCTCGACGAACCGACAAACGGATTGCATCCCCAGGGGATGAAAGAGCTGAGAGACTACCTCAAATTACTCGCCCGGAACGGGACCTCGGTTCTTGTCTCTTCCCACATGCTTGGGGAAATGCAGCTCATGTGCGACCGATTTGCCATTATTGAAAAAGGAGAGCTGACCCATGTTTCAACAATGGAGGATACAGAGCTTGCTGCGGCAGAAGAAATGCGGGAAGTACTCCTTGTCGTCAGTTCAGCCGATGAAGCAGCTGCGCTGCCGGAGCTCGGCTCACTTTCTGAAAATCTGACTGTGACGAATCAGCAGACACTGACATTTACAGCGAAATATGATTCACTCCCTATGATTATAAAAGAACTAACCGATCACGGAATTCTCGTTTATGAAATGACCCCGCTCAAAAAATCATTGGAAGACCGTTTCCTTGAGCTGACCAGAGAGAAGGAGGAAGCCCTCTCATGA
- a CDS encoding D-alanyl-D-alanine carboxypeptidase family protein, which yields MNPKRILAAFMAAALFITALAPLKQASAAADPISISAKASILVEASSGKILYGNNIDQALPIASMAKMMTEYLVLEAIKEGKVTWDQTYTPNDYTYNISQRRDLSNVPFRKDGSYTVKELYDAMAIYSANSAAIASAEIVAGSESNFVKMMNAKAKELGMTDYHFVNATGLENKDLQGNFPEGTTEDEQSEVSARDMAKLAARLIQDFPEALEISSIPRKTFKEGTEMPNYNWMLKGLIYEYEGVDGLKTGSTDSAGSSFTATAKKNGMRVITVVLDATDGTGDLKSPRFKETKKMLDYAFNNYSVEELYPAGYQIKGKSSIPVVSGKEKEVQIQTDQPLTVAMKNGDKENFKAKYVIDKKKLNENGELAAPFKAKESVGKMVVDYKGSEKDYGFLTGETGGEVNVVTKEGVEKANWFVLSMRGIGGFFAGLWDSVVQTVSGWFS from the coding sequence ATGAATCCAAAACGTATTCTGGCAGCATTCATGGCTGCAGCATTATTCATCACGGCTCTTGCTCCTTTAAAGCAGGCTTCGGCTGCAGCTGACCCAATCAGCATTAGTGCAAAAGCATCAATCTTAGTGGAAGCTTCATCCGGAAAGATTCTTTATGGAAACAATATCGACCAGGCCCTTCCGATTGCCAGTATGGCAAAGATGATGACAGAATATCTGGTTCTGGAAGCCATTAAAGAAGGAAAAGTCACTTGGGATCAAACGTATACACCTAACGATTATACGTACAACATTTCCCAGCGCCGTGACCTTTCGAACGTTCCTTTTAGAAAAGACGGCAGTTATACAGTGAAAGAGCTTTATGATGCGATGGCTATTTATTCAGCCAACAGTGCGGCGATCGCTTCTGCAGAAATCGTGGCAGGCTCTGAGTCAAATTTCGTGAAAATGATGAATGCGAAAGCAAAAGAACTTGGCATGACGGATTATCATTTCGTCAATGCAACAGGACTTGAAAATAAAGACCTTCAGGGAAATTTCCCGGAAGGAACGACGGAAGATGAGCAAAGTGAAGTGTCGGCACGCGATATGGCGAAACTTGCGGCACGTCTCATTCAGGATTTTCCTGAGGCTTTAGAAATATCCAGCATTCCCAGAAAGACCTTCAAAGAAGGAACGGAAATGCCGAACTACAACTGGATGCTTAAGGGCTTAATTTACGAGTACGAAGGAGTAGACGGCCTTAAAACCGGTTCTACCGACTCTGCCGGTTCTTCCTTTACAGCAACAGCTAAGAAAAATGGGATGCGTGTCATTACAGTTGTTCTTGATGCGACAGATGGAACAGGCGATTTAAAATCTCCTCGTTTTAAAGAAACGAAGAAAATGCTTGATTACGCCTTTAACAACTATTCGGTAGAAGAACTGTATCCTGCAGGCTATCAAATTAAAGGCAAATCTTCTATCCCTGTTGTAAGCGGAAAAGAAAAAGAAGTTCAGATTCAAACCGATCAGCCTTTGACGGTCGCTATGAAAAATGGGGATAAAGAAAACTTCAAGGCAAAATATGTGATTGATAAAAAGAAATTGAATGAAAATGGGGAACTGGCTGCCCCTTTTAAAGCAAAAGAGTCTGTCGGAAAAATGGTGGTAGACTATAAAGGCAGCGAGAAAGATTATGGTTTCCTGACTGGTGAAACAGGCGGGGAAGTCAACGTTGTCACAAAAGAAGGCGTAGAGAAAGCGAATTGGTTTGTTCTTTCCATGAGAGGCATCGGCGGTTTTTTTGCCGGTCTTTGGGATAGTGTTGTTCAAACTGTATCCGGCTGGTTCTCTTAA
- the serS gene encoding serine--tRNA ligase, producing the protein MLDIKYLRQNFEEVKQKLSFRGEDLTDFGKFEELDSKRRELIAATEELKSKRNEVSGQIAALKKEKKDADDMIKEMRQVGDRIKEIDDELREVEEALEKLLLSIPNIPHESVPQGDSEDDNIEIRKWGEIREFDFEAKAHWDVADHLDILDFERAAKVTGSRFVFYKGLGARLERALLNFMMDLHTDEHGYTEVLPPYMVNRASMTGTGQLPKFEEDAFKIREEDYFLIPTAEVPVTNMHRDEILEASQLPISYTAFSACFRSEAGSAGRDTRGLIRQHQFNKVELVKFVKPEDSYQELENLTGHAEKVLQLLNLPYRVMSMCTADLGFTAAKKYDLEVWIPSYGSYREISSCSNFESFQARRANIRFRPEPKAKPEPIHTLNGSGLALGRTVAAILENYQQEDGTVIIPEVLRPYMGNKEVIQPAQ; encoded by the coding sequence GTGCTGGATATTAAGTATTTGCGTCAAAATTTTGAAGAAGTTAAACAAAAACTGTCTTTTCGCGGAGAGGATTTAACGGATTTCGGGAAATTTGAAGAGCTTGATTCTAAAAGACGGGAACTGATTGCGGCAACTGAAGAGCTGAAAAGCAAACGGAATGAAGTATCCGGTCAAATTGCTGCCCTTAAAAAAGAGAAAAAAGATGCGGATGACATGATTAAAGAAATGCGCCAGGTGGGTGACCGGATCAAAGAAATCGATGACGAGCTCCGCGAAGTAGAAGAAGCTCTTGAAAAACTGCTTCTTTCTATTCCGAACATTCCTCATGAAAGTGTTCCTCAAGGGGATTCCGAGGATGATAATATTGAAATCCGCAAATGGGGCGAGATCCGTGAGTTTGATTTTGAAGCGAAAGCTCATTGGGACGTAGCCGATCATTTAGACATTCTTGATTTCGAGAGAGCGGCAAAAGTAACTGGAAGCCGTTTCGTTTTCTACAAAGGACTGGGTGCCCGCCTGGAGCGTGCATTGCTGAACTTCATGATGGATCTTCATACGGATGAACACGGCTATACGGAGGTGCTCCCTCCATACATGGTAAACCGTGCGAGCATGACGGGTACGGGTCAGCTGCCAAAGTTTGAAGAAGATGCGTTTAAAATCAGAGAAGAGGATTACTTCCTCATTCCAACAGCAGAAGTGCCGGTGACGAACATGCACCGTGATGAAATCCTTGAAGCATCTCAGCTTCCGATCAGCTACACAGCGTTCAGCGCATGCTTCCGTTCAGAAGCCGGTTCTGCGGGACGGGATACACGCGGTTTGATCCGTCAGCACCAGTTCAATAAAGTAGAGCTTGTGAAGTTTGTTAAGCCGGAAGACTCTTATCAGGAGCTTGAAAATCTGACTGGACATGCTGAAAAAGTGCTTCAGCTTCTCAACCTTCCATATCGCGTCATGAGCATGTGTACAGCTGACCTTGGGTTTACGGCTGCGAAGAAATATGATTTGGAGGTCTGGATTCCAAGCTACGGTTCTTACCGCGAGATTTCTTCTTGCAGCAACTTTGAATCTTTCCAGGCGCGCCGTGCAAACATTCGTTTCCGTCCTGAACCGAAGGCGAAGCCGGAGCCGATTCACACACTGAATGGATCAGGATTGGCGCTTGGACGTACTGTGGCAGCAATATTGGAAAACTATCAGCAGGAAGATGGTACGGTCATTATTCCTGAAGTGCTCCGTCCTTATATGGGAAATAAAGAAGTCATCCAGCCAGCTCAATAA
- a CDS encoding deoxynucleoside kinase gives MEGIPFITVEGPIGVGKTSLAKAISDHYRYQLLKEIVDENPFLGKFYENIDEWSFQTEMFFLCNRYKQLEEINSDYLKLDHAVVADYHIYKNLIFAKRTLKDEQYKKYIQIYDILTSDMPKPNIIIYLSASLETLLERISQRGRDIEKNIDPGYLEQLSADYETAMAQWEQINPEIPILRFNGDELDFVHRPEDLTYILKRLDDYLLKGVSHS, from the coding sequence ATGGAAGGAATACCCTTCATTACCGTGGAAGGTCCAATTGGCGTGGGCAAAACCTCTCTCGCCAAAGCGATTTCGGACCATTATCGATATCAGCTACTCAAGGAAATCGTGGATGAAAATCCATTCTTAGGAAAATTTTACGAGAACATTGATGAATGGAGTTTCCAAACAGAAATGTTTTTCTTATGCAACCGGTATAAACAGCTTGAAGAAATCAATTCGGATTATCTTAAGCTTGATCATGCGGTTGTAGCGGATTATCATATCTACAAAAATCTGATTTTCGCCAAACGCACACTTAAGGACGAGCAGTACAAGAAATACATTCAAATCTATGATATTTTAACAAGCGACATGCCTAAACCGAATATCATTATTTATTTGAGCGCAAGCCTTGAGACCCTTCTCGAAAGAATTTCCCAGCGGGGGCGGGATATCGAAAAAAATATCGATCCCGGCTACCTGGAGCAGCTTTCTGCAGATTATGAAACAGCAATGGCTCAGTGGGAGCAGATTAACCCGGAAATTCCAATCCTCCGCTTTAATGGGGACGAGCTTGATTTTGTCCACCGGCCTGAGGATTTAACGTATATCTTAAAACGACTTGATGATTATTTGTTAAAAGGAGTCAGCCATTCATGA